A stretch of Methanosphaerula palustris E1-9c DNA encodes these proteins:
- a CDS encoding cobalt-factor II C(20)-methyltransferase has translation MLVGLGLGPGDPELLTLRAVRLLTEADAVYVPGQIAQALVSPYREAEILDFPMIEDQDQIKRSMEQNADQIAATAKDGLVVLGILGDPNFYSTFSRLCAVIKERYPAIICSTEPGISSITAFASVADVSLSGGFIVSDGAVPSSQILLKVKKPQATRDQLMQEGFSDFVLVERMFMDEMKIYRNEELQQTSNYFSVMFARRS, from the coding sequence ATGCTGGTCGGTCTCGGTCTCGGCCCAGGAGACCCGGAACTGCTGACCCTTCGAGCGGTCAGGCTGCTGACCGAGGCAGATGCCGTCTATGTGCCGGGCCAGATCGCACAGGCGCTGGTCTCTCCATACCGGGAGGCCGAGATACTTGACTTTCCGATGATCGAGGATCAGGATCAGATCAAGCGATCGATGGAACAGAACGCCGATCAGATCGCAGCGACCGCCAAGGACGGGCTCGTCGTGCTCGGGATCCTGGGTGACCCGAACTTCTACTCGACCTTCTCCCGTCTTTGTGCGGTCATAAAGGAGCGGTATCCTGCAATCATCTGTTCGACCGAGCCCGGGATTTCGTCGATCACGGCATTTGCATCGGTGGCCGATGTATCCTTGTCAGGTGGGTTCATCGTCTCTGATGGAGCAGTCCCTTCGTCTCAAATTTTGCTGAAGGTGAAGAAACCACAGGCAACCCGCGACCAGTTGATGCAGGAGGGCTTCTCAGATTTTGTGCTGGTCGAGCGGATGTTCATGGACGAGATGAAGATCTACCGGAACGAGGAACTGCAACAGACCAGCAACTACTTCAGCGTCATGTTTGCGAGGCGCTCATGA
- a CDS encoding cobalt-precorrin-7 (C(5))-methyltransferase, which produces MKVVGVGCGPGMLTRAAADAITRAGSIYGSPRAIALAAYCIRKDCPVHEIEDYKALRTLPPTTVVLSTGDPMLAGLGYLGGEVIPGISSLQLAAARIGIPLTRVMIVNAHGKDHLHAIEEVVSVVHHGRIAFLIADPAFSIPALAGALEAALFSCRLVVCADLGYPEEEISSGDTGNPPSVSSGLYVLFAGLF; this is translated from the coding sequence ATGAAGGTGGTCGGGGTCGGCTGCGGCCCGGGGATGCTGACCCGGGCAGCTGCTGATGCGATCACCCGGGCTGGCAGCATCTATGGCTCACCACGTGCGATAGCGCTGGCTGCATACTGTATCAGGAAGGACTGTCCAGTTCATGAGATCGAGGATTACAAAGCCCTCCGGACGCTCCCACCGACGACGGTCGTTCTCTCCACAGGCGACCCGATGCTGGCCGGCCTCGGCTACCTCGGCGGCGAGGTTATCCCCGGGATCTCTTCGCTCCAACTGGCTGCAGCCCGAATTGGCATTCCGCTGACCAGGGTTATGATCGTGAATGCTCATGGAAAGGACCATCTCCATGCAATCGAGGAGGTGGTAAGTGTGGTGCACCATGGCAGGATCGCTTTTTTGATTGCAGACCCAGCCTTCTCCATCCCGGCTCTTGCCGGGGCACTGGAGGCTGCATTGTTCTCCTGCCGGCTGGTTGTCTGTGCCGACCTCGGGTACCCTGAAGAGGAGATCAGCAGTGGGGATACGGGTAATCCTCCCTCAGTCAGTTCAGGACTCTATGTCCTCTTTGCAGGATTGTTCTGA
- a CDS encoding precorrin-8X methylmutase has translation MAKESSPHAGTTENTYIDLGAVTPEAFAISAKSRTLARSVIGNESDEDRVRQRCSVAVGDFEMADLLRFMNDPVPAGIQALKAGAPIITDIRMVQVGIQKKGHQSEVICALDHGLTTAQEKGITRTSAGFLALRERLPGSIVAIGNAPSALLTLCDLIKQGVRPALVIGAPVGFVNAAESKVLLRTVDIPSISTEGTRGGTPVAVAAINEIITIINE, from the coding sequence ATGGCGAAGGAATCATCACCCCACGCGGGTACCACAGAAAATACGTATATTGACCTCGGAGCGGTCACGCCCGAGGCCTTTGCGATATCGGCGAAGAGCAGAACACTGGCCAGATCGGTGATCGGGAACGAGTCTGATGAAGATCGGGTCCGGCAGCGGTGCTCGGTGGCCGTCGGAGACTTTGAGATGGCTGACCTTCTCCGATTTATGAACGATCCGGTTCCGGCTGGAATACAAGCACTGAAGGCAGGGGCTCCGATCATCACCGACATCAGGATGGTCCAGGTTGGAATCCAGAAGAAGGGGCATCAAAGCGAGGTAATCTGCGCCCTCGATCATGGTCTGACGACAGCTCAGGAGAAGGGAATCACCCGGACCTCGGCTGGTTTTCTCGCTCTTCGGGAGAGACTCCCCGGCTCCATCGTGGCGATCGGGAACGCTCCGTCGGCGCTGCTGACGCTCTGCGACCTGATCAAACAGGGAGTGAGGCCTGCGCTGGTGATCGGAGCGCCAGTCGGGTTTGTGAATGCGGCCGAGTCGAAGGTGCTGCTCAGAACGGTGGATATTCCCTCGATATCAACAGAGGGGACCCGCGGAGGCACGCCGGTCGCGGTCGCGGCGATCAACGAGATCATCACGATCATCAATGAATGA
- a CDS encoding cobalt-precorrin-4/precorrin-4 C(11)-methyltransferase, whose translation MTLGKVFIVGAGPGDPGLITVKGMDLLREAEVLIYAGSLVNPALVSASRAAVKLDSWGMSLAELVEAMVSAVREGKKVVRLHSGDPSLYGAIVEQIRALSEQGVSVEIVPGVSSMFGAAAALGTQLTLRGVSDSLIVTRPAGATLEEDKITALSALGTTLVVFLGTEHLEEVLAKLDRPENTPVAVVYHATWPDQIIVRGMIRDIAGKAREAGITKTALILIGGVVDPEQTGYQHSVLYS comes from the coding sequence ATGACCCTCGGTAAGGTCTTTATCGTCGGAGCCGGCCCAGGCGATCCCGGGCTGATCACGGTGAAGGGGATGGATCTCCTTCGGGAGGCCGAGGTGCTGATCTATGCCGGTTCCCTGGTGAACCCTGCCCTGGTCAGTGCGAGCAGGGCAGCGGTGAAACTGGACAGCTGGGGAATGAGCCTCGCCGAACTGGTCGAGGCGATGGTTTCGGCGGTTAGGGAGGGTAAAAAAGTTGTGCGACTGCACAGCGGGGACCCTTCCCTGTATGGGGCCATCGTCGAACAGATCCGTGCGCTATCAGAGCAGGGGGTTTCTGTTGAGATCGTGCCGGGTGTCTCCTCGATGTTCGGTGCGGCGGCGGCCCTTGGAACGCAGCTGACCCTCCGGGGGGTATCAGACTCGCTGATCGTCACCCGGCCGGCAGGGGCTACCCTCGAAGAGGATAAGATCACTGCTCTCTCTGCGCTCGGGACGACTTTGGTCGTCTTTCTCGGAACCGAACACCTTGAGGAGGTGCTGGCCAAGCTCGACCGACCGGAGAACACGCCCGTGGCAGTTGTCTATCATGCGACCTGGCCAGACCAGATCATCGTCCGCGGGATGATTCGGGATATTGCAGGGAAAGCTCGGGAGGCCGGGATTACAAAGACTGCGCTGATCCTGATCGGTGGGGTTGTGGACCCCGAACAGACCGGGTACCAGCATTCGGTGCTGTACTCATGA
- a CDS encoding bifunctional cobalt-precorrin-7 (C(5))-methyltransferase/cobalt-precorrin-6B (C(15))-methyltransferase — protein MVLKGGPTQDEVMAISLFKLGVQSGDTVADIGCGTGKVAIAMAADAGSVIAVDRREEAIAVAEQAALEAGTSNIEFHCGEATDLLRQIPSLDCAFLGGSQSLETVLDLLAERVKRTIVVNAVLLDTVYEAVRVMKKLDIFEEVVQVQVARSYPLGKSLIFRPIDPVFIVTGRVA, from the coding sequence ATGGTGCTGAAGGGCGGACCGACACAGGATGAGGTCATGGCGATCTCACTCTTTAAGCTCGGAGTGCAGAGCGGGGATACTGTCGCAGATATTGGCTGTGGCACCGGAAAGGTGGCGATTGCAATGGCTGCAGATGCCGGATCGGTGATCGCCGTGGACCGGCGGGAGGAAGCAATCGCTGTCGCAGAACAGGCTGCTCTCGAGGCAGGGACCTCAAATATAGAATTTCACTGTGGAGAGGCGACGGATCTGCTCAGGCAAATTCCTTCGCTGGACTGTGCCTTCCTCGGGGGATCGCAGTCGCTTGAGACGGTCCTTGACCTGCTTGCAGAGCGGGTGAAGAGGACGATCGTGGTGAATGCGGTCCTTCTCGACACGGTATATGAGGCGGTGCGGGTGATGAAAAAACTGGATATCTTTGAAGAGGTAGTGCAGGTGCAGGTGGCGCGGTCATATCCGCTGGGGAAAAGTTTGATCTTCCGACCGATCGATCCGGTCTTTATTGTGACCGGGAGGGTGGCCTGA
- the cobJ gene encoding precorrin-3B C(17)-methyltransferase: MGELRLPLHAETRGRLYIVGSGPGGIEQMTGEAVWAIAASDCVIGNQSYLDALQPLLAGKEVIRSSMGQEVERAKRSIALAQNRTVAMISGGDAGVYGMASIVLEVLDHAEVKVPFVVIPGVTAANAAAALLGSPLSGDFVTLSLSDLLTPLEVIEHRLSLAFQMGVPVALYNPKSRGRPHNFAQAMEIAARYRPAETPVGVVQNAYRDGERVLVTTLGDVGTIEDQVDMHSIVILGGEESRIFLRDDHGEGIITPRGYHRKYVY, from the coding sequence ATGGGAGAGTTACGATTGCCATTGCACGCTGAAACCAGAGGCCGGCTCTATATCGTCGGGTCCGGACCCGGCGGAATTGAACAGATGACCGGAGAGGCGGTCTGGGCCATCGCTGCCTCTGACTGTGTCATTGGAAACCAGAGTTACCTGGATGCGCTCCAGCCGCTGCTGGCCGGTAAAGAGGTGATCAGGAGTTCGATGGGGCAGGAGGTCGAGCGTGCCAAACGCTCGATCGCTCTTGCTCAGAATCGGACGGTCGCGATGATCAGCGGCGGTGACGCCGGTGTCTATGGGATGGCCAGTATTGTGCTCGAGGTGCTCGACCATGCAGAGGTCAAGGTGCCGTTCGTGGTGATCCCGGGTGTGACCGCGGCGAACGCAGCTGCAGCGCTGCTCGGTTCCCCCCTCTCCGGGGATTTTGTGACGTTGAGTCTGTCGGACCTCCTGACACCGCTGGAGGTGATCGAACATCGGCTCTCGCTGGCCTTCCAGATGGGAGTGCCGGTCGCGCTGTACAACCCGAAGAGCCGGGGTCGCCCACATAACTTTGCCCAGGCGATGGAGATTGCGGCCCGCTATCGTCCGGCAGAGACTCCGGTCGGTGTGGTGCAGAATGCGTACCGGGATGGGGAGCGGGTGCTGGTCACCACGCTCGGGGATGTCGGGACGATCGAGGACCAGGTGGATATGCACTCGATTGTGATCCTCGGTGGAGAGGAGAGCAGAATCTTTTTGAGGGACGATCATGGCGAAGGAATCATCACCCCACGCGGGTACCACAGAAAATACGTATATTGA
- the cbiG gene encoding cobalt-precorrin 5A hydrolase has translation MTRTVVIALPRFSGEAAMIARFLDADHRDYVAGVFAEVWGVYNRIVAVMSAGIVVRQVAPLLKDKWQDPAVVVVSPDLRYAIPLVGGHHGANDLAKKLSKAGLLPVLTTATESLGLPSVEGIATARQCDVVNRPSTRTVNAAILERDVPVYRIDGPAIVIAGPAVSFLVASGEYVVGIGCRRGVTPLEVQQSVEEALSAAGIAVDDVRCYATTVQKRDEAGLIDGVFAMGGDLIFLDDQTINAESPPSRSGADRIGLVGVAEPAALALSTKREMIMEKKVYGRVTIAIAR, from the coding sequence ATGACCAGGACCGTGGTGATCGCGCTCCCCCGCTTCAGCGGAGAGGCGGCGATGATCGCCAGGTTTCTCGATGCAGACCACCGTGACTACGTTGCCGGCGTCTTTGCAGAGGTCTGGGGAGTTTACAACCGGATCGTGGCGGTGATGTCCGCCGGGATCGTGGTCAGGCAGGTGGCCCCCCTCCTCAAGGACAAGTGGCAGGACCCAGCGGTGGTCGTGGTCAGCCCAGACCTTCGGTATGCAATTCCCCTGGTCGGAGGGCATCACGGTGCCAACGACCTTGCCAAGAAACTTTCAAAAGCCGGCCTTCTGCCGGTACTGACGACCGCGACCGAGTCCCTCGGCCTTCCGTCGGTCGAGGGGATCGCTACAGCCCGACAATGCGATGTCGTGAACCGTCCTTCGACCAGGACCGTCAATGCGGCGATCCTTGAACGTGATGTCCCGGTCTATCGTATCGATGGACCTGCGATCGTGATTGCGGGACCAGCGGTCTCGTTTCTGGTCGCTTCAGGCGAGTATGTGGTCGGGATCGGATGCCGGCGGGGGGTTACGCCCCTGGAGGTGCAGCAGAGTGTTGAAGAGGCCCTGTCAGCGGCTGGGATAGCAGTTGATGACGTCCGTTGTTATGCCACGACCGTCCAGAAGAGAGACGAGGCAGGACTGATCGATGGGGTCTTCGCCATGGGTGGCGATCTGATCTTTCTGGATGACCAGACGATCAATGCCGAGTCTCCCCCGAGCAGGTCCGGGGCTGACAGGATCGGGCTTGTCGGGGTCGCAGAGCCTGCTGCGCTGGCATTATCAACGAAGAGAGAGATGATCATGGAGAAGAAAGTGTATGGGAGAGTTACGATTGCCATTGCACGCTGA
- the cobA gene encoding uroporphyrinogen-III C-methyltransferase: MNGKVFIVGSGPGSEGMLTQRAREVIDAAEVVLYDQLPGEEILSSLPEDAELIDCGKYGGNHTLEQDEIEALIVDRARVGKQVVRLKGGDPFMFGRGGEELETIRQAGIEAELVPGITSAIAVPASVGIPLTHRRFASQVTIMTGHEDPTKPESALDWSLLARSRGTIVILMGVKNLSKITGLLVKNGRSGTTPVAIIERGFRADQRVTVGTLEDIGEKAVVAGVKPPAVIVIGDVVTLYDPAYPPLIPF; the protein is encoded by the coding sequence ATGAACGGTAAGGTATTCATCGTGGGCTCAGGTCCGGGAAGTGAAGGGATGCTGACCCAGCGCGCGCGGGAGGTGATCGATGCTGCTGAGGTGGTCCTGTATGACCAGCTCCCTGGTGAGGAGATCCTCTCTTCGCTCCCTGAGGATGCAGAACTGATCGACTGTGGGAAGTATGGGGGGAATCACACCCTCGAGCAGGACGAGATCGAGGCGCTGATCGTCGACCGTGCCAGGGTCGGGAAGCAGGTCGTCAGGCTTAAAGGGGGCGATCCCTTCATGTTCGGGCGCGGTGGCGAGGAACTGGAGACGATCCGGCAGGCTGGGATCGAGGCCGAACTGGTCCCCGGTATCACCAGTGCCATCGCGGTGCCGGCCTCGGTCGGGATTCCGTTGACGCATCGACGGTTCGCCTCGCAGGTCACGATCATGACCGGTCATGAAGATCCGACCAAGCCGGAGTCTGCACTCGATTGGTCACTGCTTGCCCGTTCGCGGGGGACGATCGTGATCCTGATGGGGGTGAAGAACCTGTCCAAAATAACCGGGCTGCTGGTGAAGAACGGCCGGAGCGGGACGACACCGGTTGCGATCATCGAGCGGGGATTCAGGGCTGACCAGCGGGTCACGGTGGGGACACTCGAAGATATCGGGGAGAAGGCGGTCGTGGCAGGTGTGAAACCGCCGGCAGTGATTGTGATCGGTGACGTGGTCACACTCTATGATCCGGCTTATCCACCATTGATCCCCTTCTGA
- a CDS encoding cobalt-precorrin-5B (C(1))-methyltransferase produces MNEGIIDPVSGFIYPADWVVRCADPAGLNAVSTGFAVLTSAGTVLKRGFTTGTTAAAAAMAAVLSLDGPVASVQIRLPCGLTATLPVTTLHAGVAVCRKYSGDYPSDVTSGLAIRAEAMPADQTNLSAGEGIGRYSRGTARWMVGEPAISTSAEACILQAIRDGITALGDSCKGASVKLSVPDGVAVASLTLNPQLGIIGGISLLGTTGLVEPWDDHLTSTIMDRVSGADRVVLTTGRIGLRYSRLLFPDHEVVLIGGKIREALDVAHGEVILCGLPGLILRYIDPSILEGTGCVTVEELRGTDNFVPRMEAALKQFTEQHPNVQVVLIERDGSTIGGER; encoded by the coding sequence ATGAATGAAGGGATCATCGATCCGGTCAGTGGGTTCATATATCCTGCTGACTGGGTGGTCCGGTGCGCCGATCCGGCCGGTCTCAACGCAGTCTCAACTGGCTTTGCGGTTCTCACCTCTGCCGGTACGGTGCTGAAGCGTGGGTTCACCACCGGGACTACGGCTGCTGCAGCGGCTATGGCTGCTGTCCTCTCGCTGGATGGACCGGTGGCGTCAGTACAGATCCGGCTGCCGTGCGGCCTCACCGCAACGTTGCCGGTCACGACGCTCCATGCCGGTGTTGCAGTCTGCCGTAAATACTCCGGTGATTACCCCTCTGATGTAACATCCGGACTGGCGATCCGTGCTGAAGCAATGCCTGCCGACCAGACGAATCTCTCTGCCGGCGAAGGGATCGGTCGGTATTCCCGGGGCACCGCCCGCTGGATGGTTGGAGAACCGGCTATCAGTACCTCTGCAGAGGCCTGTATTCTTCAGGCGATCAGGGATGGCATAACAGCCCTGGGTGATAGTTGTAAAGGGGCCTCGGTGAAACTCTCGGTTCCTGACGGGGTTGCTGTTGCATCCCTGACTCTAAATCCGCAGCTCGGGATCATCGGCGGGATCTCTCTGCTCGGGACCACCGGGCTCGTCGAGCCCTGGGACGATCACCTCACCTCCACCATCATGGACCGGGTCAGCGGAGCAGACCGGGTGGTGCTGACCACCGGCAGGATCGGACTCCGGTATTCCCGGCTTCTCTTTCCTGATCATGAGGTGGTGTTGATCGGTGGCAAGATTCGGGAGGCGCTGGATGTTGCGCATGGCGAGGTGATCCTCTGCGGGCTCCCAGGGCTGATCCTGAGGTATATCGATCCCTCAATTCTGGAAGGGACCGGCTGTGTTACGGTCGAAGAACTGCGGGGAACTGATAATTTTGTACCACGGATGGAGGCTGCACTCAAACAGTTCACCGAGCAGCACCCAAATGTTCAGGTGGTGCTGATCGAGCGGGACGGGAGTACGATTGGAGGGGAGCGATGA
- the pfkB gene encoding 1-phosphofructokinase, with protein MAMIYTVTLNPALDRTIEVDQIRCDVANRIIEEHWYPGGKGVDVSRVLTTLGADTLAFGFIGGFRGDQLEAGLITAGIGCDFIRIAGETRSNLVIHEQLIDTQVLLNSRGPEVEPSAMMALLRKIRNLQNPGLLTIGGSLPPNLNPSIYRTIIEIAQERGGTVLFDADGAALKAGIEGKPYAIKPNLHELSELVDRPLNSLEEILSAAQEPLEAGVKVVLASLGPDGILLVSKDLILHGIPPKVKVKNTIGAGDSAVAGFVYALAEGKDVQEALIYAVAAGTATTMRSGTALGKREDIMALIPQVQVKNIPLPDRSPGQNNPAKRT; from the coding sequence ATGGCAATGATCTATACTGTGACACTGAATCCGGCTCTTGACCGGACGATCGAGGTCGACCAGATCCGCTGTGATGTCGCAAACCGGATCATTGAGGAGCATTGGTACCCCGGTGGAAAGGGGGTCGACGTATCGAGGGTGTTGACCACCCTCGGTGCTGATACACTGGCCTTTGGATTTATCGGAGGTTTTCGGGGAGACCAGCTCGAAGCCGGCCTGATCACCGCAGGGATCGGCTGCGACTTTATCCGGATTGCCGGTGAAACCAGGTCGAACCTAGTGATCCATGAACAATTGATCGATACACAGGTGCTCCTCAACTCCAGGGGGCCGGAGGTCGAACCCAGTGCAATGATGGCACTGCTTCGTAAGATCCGGAATCTGCAGAACCCGGGACTGCTGACTATCGGCGGGAGTCTTCCCCCAAATCTGAATCCTTCAATCTACAGGACGATCATTGAGATCGCACAGGAACGTGGTGGTACGGTCCTCTTCGATGCAGATGGAGCTGCCCTGAAGGCGGGGATCGAGGGGAAGCCCTATGCGATCAAACCGAACCTCCATGAACTTTCAGAACTGGTCGACAGACCGCTGAACTCTCTGGAAGAGATCCTCTCTGCAGCACAGGAACCACTTGAAGCGGGCGTGAAGGTGGTACTCGCCTCACTCGGCCCGGATGGAATTCTACTGGTCTCAAAGGATCTGATCCTCCATGGGATACCACCAAAGGTCAAGGTAAAGAACACCATCGGAGCGGGGGACTCGGCAGTCGCCGGGTTTGTCTATGCCCTCGCCGAAGGGAAGGATGTTCAGGAAGCACTGATCTATGCTGTGGCAGCAGGAACCGCGACCACGATGCGGTCAGGTACGGCATTAGGAAAAAGAGAGGATATCATGGCACTGATACCACAAGTGCAGGTGAAGAACATCCCCCTGCCGGACAGAAGTCCAGGTCAGAACAATCCTGCAAAGAGGACATAG
- the hemC gene encoding hydroxymethylbilane synthase: MSIRVGTRGSALARVQTEKVCSMLASRGIETETVVITTHGDAVTGVPLHEIGGQGVFVRALDDAIEAQEIDCAVHSLKDVPALRPPGVLTCAVLKRNSPADFLAVDAVENPQIIGSSSTRRRAQLLRHDPSLEVKQLRGNVDTRIRKLKAGEYDGIVLAEAGLQRLGLSLKGKRLPVDEFVPSPNQGTVAVVCREDPSLIETLACALDHEGTRQDVVFERAVMEELGGGCFVPEGVYCRDGHLIAEVLALDGSRYQRIEADPSDVREAREIGRRLKVQAADLISDAVRTLGLEE, from the coding sequence ATGTCGATACGAGTAGGAACCAGAGGCAGTGCGCTGGCACGGGTCCAGACCGAGAAGGTCTGCTCCATGCTGGCCTCACGGGGCATCGAGACTGAGACTGTGGTGATCACCACTCATGGTGATGCCGTCACCGGCGTTCCCCTCCATGAGATTGGGGGGCAGGGTGTCTTTGTACGGGCGCTTGACGACGCCATCGAGGCGCAGGAGATTGACTGTGCAGTCCATAGTCTCAAGGACGTCCCCGCTCTTCGTCCGCCAGGTGTACTCACCTGTGCCGTGCTCAAGCGGAACTCCCCGGCTGATTTTCTTGCGGTCGATGCGGTGGAGAATCCACAGATCATCGGGTCTTCAAGCACTCGCAGGCGTGCACAACTCCTTCGGCATGATCCATCCCTGGAGGTGAAGCAGCTCCGCGGCAATGTCGACACCAGGATTCGAAAACTGAAGGCTGGTGAATATGATGGGATCGTCCTCGCCGAAGCAGGCCTTCAACGGCTTGGTCTCTCGCTCAAAGGAAAGCGGCTGCCAGTCGATGAGTTTGTTCCATCCCCCAATCAGGGCACGGTGGCTGTGGTCTGCAGAGAGGATCCGTCCCTGATCGAGACCCTGGCCTGTGCCCTCGATCATGAGGGGACACGGCAGGATGTGGTCTTCGAGCGGGCTGTGATGGAGGAACTCGGTGGCGGCTGTTTCGTTCCGGAAGGGGTCTATTGCAGGGACGGCCACCTGATCGCCGAGGTGCTGGCACTGGACGGTTCGCGTTATCAACGGATCGAGGCTGATCCGTCCGATGTCAGAGAGGCGCGTGAGATCGGAAGAAGATTGAAGGTACAGGCGGCTGATCTGATCAGCGACGCGGTCAGAACACTGGGGTTGGAAGAATGA